The following are encoded together in the Pieris napi chromosome 17, ilPieNapi1.2, whole genome shotgun sequence genome:
- the LOC125057750 gene encoding glucose dehydrogenase [FAD, quinone]-like isoform X1 yields MLFFHILQYILISLCVYAFTAFIYLVYHTNQLYTTQHIDSKDYDYIIVGSGTAGSLIAHRIAKETNYTYVVIEAGGGSNPLFEIPILGPMLHGSVYDWQYETVPQTNACLAMEENKCKMTQGKIFGGSSKLNNMIHVRGNISHYVNWFHGKYTKKYIKEQFEYIEKNITHLNPITYTTELSDNILLAAQELGYELTGKDFKLGFAKPMVSQVNGKRWANSDNLENKHVLLNTVVEKLLFRNKKCYGVQLANKLRLYAKKGVIISAGAFNSPKILQLSGIGPAELLKSFDIPLLKELPVGKNLQDHIGTGLDLVLFNKSLSVNAFNCFNPIHIFQYFFQGQGPLTTTGCEVVGFLSTKNSTEPDIQFMVLPVGISADRGCHLRKILRIRDYVWDNYFTRVFDKHASTILALSLHTKSKGEVYIQSRNPEMPPLIDPKYFQNRDDVDTLINAVKLIKTFVLSKKMKAFGAILNNIPFPGCESHLFFSDTYLECYIRHLTLSTFHPVGTCSMGLPDENNAVVDTSFKVIGLDNLYVVDASVLPTLPSSNINAAVAMMANIFFENNIKQQRRLIKNLCFQRSLSDIVNNTCPVDRTSL; encoded by the exons ATGttgttttttcatattttacaatacattCTTATTAGTCTCTGTGTGTATGCATTTACCGCCTTTATTTATCTTGTATACCACACAAATCAATTATACACAACTCAACACATAGATTCTAAAGATTATGATTATATAATAG TAGGTTCTGGAACGGCAGGTTCTCTGATAGCTCACAGAATTGCAAAAGAAACCAATTATACATATGTTGTGATTGAGGCTGGAGGAGGAAGTAATCCACTTTTTGAGATCCCAATACTAGGTCCAATGTTACATGGTTCAGTTTATGATTGGCAATATGAAACTGTTCCACAAACTAATGCATGCCTTGCAATGGAGGAAAAT AAATGTAAAATGACCCAAGGCAAAATTTTTGGTGGCTCATCAAAACTCAATAACATGATACATGTTAGAGGAAACATTTCACATTATGTCAACTGGTTTCATggtaaatatactaaaaagtaCATCAAGGAACAGTTtgaatatatagaaaaaaacattactcACCTTAATCCTATTACATATACTACTGAATTGAGCGATAACATTCTACTTGCTGCTCAGGAACTTGGCTATGAACTTACAGGCAAAGATTTTAAACTAGGTTTTGCCAAACCAATGGTTTCACAAGTAAATGGAAAACGTTGGGCAAATTCTGATAACTTAGAGAACAAACATGTACTGCTTAACACAGTTgtagaaaaactattatttagaaataagaAATGTTATGGTGTGCAACTAGCTAATAAACTTAGGCTATATGCTAAGAAAGGTGTAATTATATCAGCTGGTGCATTTAATAGTCCAAAAATTTTGCAATTATCTGGTATTGGGCCAGCTGAATTATTAAAGTCATTTGATATTCCTCTTTTAAAGGAGTTGCCAGTTGGAAAAAATCTACAAGACCATATTGGGACTGGTTTAGATTTAGTACTTTTTAATAAGTCACTTTCGGTCAATGCATTTAATTGCTTTAATCCAAtacacatttttcaatacTTTTTCCAAGGGCAGGGTCCTTTGACAACAACTGGCTGTGAGGTTGTTGGCTTTTTATCAACGAAAAACAGTACTGAACCTGACATACAGTTTATGGTGTTACCAGTTGGTATTAGTGCAGACAGGGGTTGTCATTTAAGAAAAATTCTTAGGATAAGAGATTATGTATGGGATAATTATTTCACCAGAGTATTTGATAAGCATGCATCTACAATTTTAGCTTTAAGTTTACACACTAAGAGTAAAGGAGAAGTTTATATACAAAGTAGGAATCCTGAAATGCCTCCACTGATTGatccaaaatattttcagaATAGAGATGATGTTGATACTTTAATAAATGCTGTAAAACTCATAAAGACTTTTgtattgtctaaaaaaatgaAAGCTTTTGGtgccattttaaataacattccTTTCCCAGGATGCGAGAGTCATCTGTTCTTTTCTGATACATATTTAGAATGTTATATTAGacatttaactttatcaaCTTTTCACCCAGTCGGAACTTGTTCTATGGGCTTGCCAGATGAAAATAACGCAGTAGTAGATACATCATTTAAAGTTATTGGCTTAGACAATCTGTATGTAGTAGATGCATCAGTGTTGCCAACATTACCTAGTAGCAATATTAATGCAGCTGTTGCAATGATGgctaatattttctttgaaaataatataaaacagcaGCGAaggctaattaaaaatctttgcTTTCAAAGATCTTTATCAGATATTGTTAACAATACCTGTCCAGTTGATAGAACATCTTTATGA
- the LOC125057750 gene encoding glucose dehydrogenase [FAD, quinone]-like isoform X2, producing MLFFHILQYILISLCVYAFTAFIYLVYHTNQLYTTQHIDSKDYDYIIGSGTAGSLIAHRIAKETNYTYVVIEAGGGSNPLFEIPILGPMLHGSVYDWQYETVPQTNACLAMEENKCKMTQGKIFGGSSKLNNMIHVRGNISHYVNWFHGKYTKKYIKEQFEYIEKNITHLNPITYTTELSDNILLAAQELGYELTGKDFKLGFAKPMVSQVNGKRWANSDNLENKHVLLNTVVEKLLFRNKKCYGVQLANKLRLYAKKGVIISAGAFNSPKILQLSGIGPAELLKSFDIPLLKELPVGKNLQDHIGTGLDLVLFNKSLSVNAFNCFNPIHIFQYFFQGQGPLTTTGCEVVGFLSTKNSTEPDIQFMVLPVGISADRGCHLRKILRIRDYVWDNYFTRVFDKHASTILALSLHTKSKGEVYIQSRNPEMPPLIDPKYFQNRDDVDTLINAVKLIKTFVLSKKMKAFGAILNNIPFPGCESHLFFSDTYLECYIRHLTLSTFHPVGTCSMGLPDENNAVVDTSFKVIGLDNLYVVDASVLPTLPSSNINAAVAMMANIFFENNIKQQRRLIKNLCFQRSLSDIVNNTCPVDRTSL from the exons ATGttgttttttcatattttacaatacattCTTATTAGTCTCTGTGTGTATGCATTTACCGCCTTTATTTATCTTGTATACCACACAAATCAATTATACACAACTCAACACATAGATTCTAAAGATTATGATTATATAATAG GTTCTGGAACGGCAGGTTCTCTGATAGCTCACAGAATTGCAAAAGAAACCAATTATACATATGTTGTGATTGAGGCTGGAGGAGGAAGTAATCCACTTTTTGAGATCCCAATACTAGGTCCAATGTTACATGGTTCAGTTTATGATTGGCAATATGAAACTGTTCCACAAACTAATGCATGCCTTGCAATGGAGGAAAAT AAATGTAAAATGACCCAAGGCAAAATTTTTGGTGGCTCATCAAAACTCAATAACATGATACATGTTAGAGGAAACATTTCACATTATGTCAACTGGTTTCATggtaaatatactaaaaagtaCATCAAGGAACAGTTtgaatatatagaaaaaaacattactcACCTTAATCCTATTACATATACTACTGAATTGAGCGATAACATTCTACTTGCTGCTCAGGAACTTGGCTATGAACTTACAGGCAAAGATTTTAAACTAGGTTTTGCCAAACCAATGGTTTCACAAGTAAATGGAAAACGTTGGGCAAATTCTGATAACTTAGAGAACAAACATGTACTGCTTAACACAGTTgtagaaaaactattatttagaaataagaAATGTTATGGTGTGCAACTAGCTAATAAACTTAGGCTATATGCTAAGAAAGGTGTAATTATATCAGCTGGTGCATTTAATAGTCCAAAAATTTTGCAATTATCTGGTATTGGGCCAGCTGAATTATTAAAGTCATTTGATATTCCTCTTTTAAAGGAGTTGCCAGTTGGAAAAAATCTACAAGACCATATTGGGACTGGTTTAGATTTAGTACTTTTTAATAAGTCACTTTCGGTCAATGCATTTAATTGCTTTAATCCAAtacacatttttcaatacTTTTTCCAAGGGCAGGGTCCTTTGACAACAACTGGCTGTGAGGTTGTTGGCTTTTTATCAACGAAAAACAGTACTGAACCTGACATACAGTTTATGGTGTTACCAGTTGGTATTAGTGCAGACAGGGGTTGTCATTTAAGAAAAATTCTTAGGATAAGAGATTATGTATGGGATAATTATTTCACCAGAGTATTTGATAAGCATGCATCTACAATTTTAGCTTTAAGTTTACACACTAAGAGTAAAGGAGAAGTTTATATACAAAGTAGGAATCCTGAAATGCCTCCACTGATTGatccaaaatattttcagaATAGAGATGATGTTGATACTTTAATAAATGCTGTAAAACTCATAAAGACTTTTgtattgtctaaaaaaatgaAAGCTTTTGGtgccattttaaataacattccTTTCCCAGGATGCGAGAGTCATCTGTTCTTTTCTGATACATATTTAGAATGTTATATTAGacatttaactttatcaaCTTTTCACCCAGTCGGAACTTGTTCTATGGGCTTGCCAGATGAAAATAACGCAGTAGTAGATACATCATTTAAAGTTATTGGCTTAGACAATCTGTATGTAGTAGATGCATCAGTGTTGCCAACATTACCTAGTAGCAATATTAATGCAGCTGTTGCAATGATGgctaatattttctttgaaaataatataaaacagcaGCGAaggctaattaaaaatctttgcTTTCAAAGATCTTTATCAGATATTGTTAACAATACCTGTCCAGTTGATAGAACATCTTTATGA
- the LOC125057754 gene encoding geranylgeranyl transferase type-2 subunit beta, with amino-acid sequence MSFKTKDVVLSQTRPTTLLLQKHADYLASYGLNKDDFEYCMTEYLRMSGIYWSLTAMELMDQSSRMPKDDIIEFISLCQDSESGGISASNGHDPHMLYTLSAVQVLAMYDRLDAINIDGVVKFVASLQQDDGSFFGDKWGEVDTRFSFCAVMTLSLLHRLDAINVNRAVDFVLSCMNFDGGFGSKPGSESHAGLIYCCVGTLSICKRMDALKVDELAWWLCERQLPSGGLNGRPEKLPDLCYSWWVMASLSMLNRIHWVDQEKLEQYILACQDSETGGFSDRPGDITDPFHTLFGLAGLSLLGNSSIKQVNPTYCMPQETIDRLRLEPQILLI; translated from the exons ATGTCTTTTAAAACCAAAGATGTTGTCTTATCCCAGACTCGGCCGAcaactttattattacaaaaacacgCAGACTACCTCGCAAGTTACGGATTAAATAAAGATGATTTTGAGTACTGCATGACTGAATATCTTCGAATGTCTGGTATCTACTGGAGCCTTACTGCTATGGAGTTAATGGACCAATCATCTAG gATGCCTAAAGATGATATAATAGAGTTTATTTCATTGTGTCAGGACAGTGAAAGTGGTGGTATTTCTGCAAGTAATGGTCATGATCCTCACATGCTTTATACACTAAGTGCTGTACAG GTCCTAGCGATGTATGATAGATTGGATGCCATAAATATAGATGGGGTAGTCAAATTTGTGGCTTCATTGCAACAAGATGATGGTAGTTTTTTTG GTGACAAATGGGGAGAAGTGGATACAAGATTTTCATTCTGTGCTGTGATGACACTATCCTTGCTTCATCGCCTTGAtgcaataaatgttaataGAGCAGTTGATTTTGTCCTCAGCTGTATGAACTTTGATGGAGGTTTTGGATCTAAACCAGGATCAGAAAGTCATGCTG GTCTTATCTACTGCTGTGTTGGTACATTATCAATATGCAAGCGTATGGATGCCTTAAAGGTGGATGAATTAGCTTGGTGGCTTTGTGAACGGCAACTACCCAGTGGTGGACTTAATGGTCGGCCAGAAAAATTACCAGACTTGTGTTACTCTTG GTGGGTCATGGCTTCGCTATCTATGTTAAACAGAATTCACTGGGTTGACCAAGAAAAACTAGAACAATATATTTTGGCTTGCCAAGATTCAGAAACGGGAGGATTCAGTGATAGACCTGGAGATATAACAGATCCCTTTCACACTTTGTTTGGGTTGGCGGGTCTATCTTTGCTAGGAAATTCTAGTATTAAACAAGTAAATCCCACTTATTGTATGCCCCAAGAAACAATAGACCGCCTAAGGCTAGAACCACAGATATTActtatttag